Below is a genomic region from Deltaproteobacteria bacterium.
CCCTGCACGATCTCACCCCTGAGGAATACAAGGCCAAATGGGGGCTGCCAAAAGGTGCTTCCTTGGTGGCTAAATCCCTGGCCCGGGAAAGAAGAAAAAAAATGCAGGACATGCGTCTCTGGGAGAAAAGAACGAAAAAAGCTTAGCCTTTTACTGAAACGCAATGCGGAAAGCCGCCGGAAGACCCTAGCTGGGGTTTTCCGGCGGCTTTTTTTTTGGGAAAAAGCAGAATGATCGGGAGCGAGTCGGCCAAATGGGTAAGCCCGGGTGTCCTTGTGACGAACACCAGGCCTCCCAAATCATCCAAAAATCATTTCTTTCCGCTCTTCAAAATATCGCGTATCTCGGCCAGCAGGACCACGTCGGCCGGTGGGGCTGAGGGCGCGGCCGGAGCGGCCGGCTTTTCCATGCGCCGTTTCAGGGTATTGATCCCCTTGATGACCAAAAAAATGGCAAAGCCGATGATGGTGAAATCGACCAGGGTCTGGATAAAATTTCCATAATTTATGGTCGCCGCTTCCATGCCCTCCATGGGCGGGGCCAGATCGATCTTCAGGCTGGAAAAATCCATGCCCCCGACCAACATCCCAATAGGCGGCATGATGACGTCGGCCACCAGCGAGGAAACGATCTTGCCGAACGAGGTTCCGATGACCACGCCCACGGCCATGTCCACCACGTTTCCCCGCATGGCAAACTCCTTGAACTCGGAAAAAAAGCCCATGCCGAACCTCCTTGCATTGCAAATTGACGAAAACGGAAAACTTTCAGGAATCTACGCCCGATCTAGCTTACACGTCAACGACCTCTACAAGGCAAGAATGGCTGAGGAATACGTCGTCAAATGCTCAGAACCCGGCCCAAAGCTTCAGGGAGATGGGTGATGATCTCGGCGATACTTGTCGCCGGGGACGGATCGGCCAGGCTTCCGGCCATCCTGTTGGCACGAAGGGCCACCAAGGCGGCCTCGGACGTTTCCAGACCGCAGGCCATGAGGGCCGAAACCATGCCGGTGATGGTG
It encodes:
- the mscL gene encoding large-conductance mechanosensitive channel protein MscL yields the protein MGFFSEFKEFAMRGNVVDMAVGVVIGTSFGKIVSSLVADVIMPPIGMLVGGMDFSSLKIDLAPPMEGMEAATINYGNFIQTLVDFTIIGFAIFLVIKGINTLKRRMEKPAAPAAPSAPPADVVLLAEIRDILKSGKK